A single Lolium perenne isolate Kyuss_39 chromosome 6, Kyuss_2.0, whole genome shotgun sequence DNA region contains:
- the LOC127308791 gene encoding F-box protein At5g03100-like, with the protein MSADDARRLFQGTRGPDLSALPDEMLQHILSFLPAQEAVQTCVLARRWRHLWRSTTGLRLVGRDGPGPARDLRKFVGNLLRRHDKRTDLHTVEIKIKFDAYSDGDNLPYVVLWIRSAVRRRVRSLTLHHFGPFLDLDTSQQLGPSLYLDGAHLDSPHLTTLDLASVEVEYTLLDFASCPALEYLKLHECYISLSKIYSTSLKHLSITGCFYDPPCRLHVSAPGLVSLRLDNFWGVTPFFENMGQLETASVNLGRHCQDTCCSYLQYGIYCGADNACLSCEDYTDELAILGGVSSARHLELISEFQNITLSRDLEHRSIFSNLKTLLVNEYWCMPPASCDRLACILKTSPVLQKLTLQLFSKGPNHEVEMKGSYRAMEGPSAAISEHLKIVEVKCNAVDDRILEVLKFLRAFNIRFDVE; encoded by the exons ATGAG CGCCGATGACGCCCGTCGCCTGTTCCAAGGAACGCGCGGCCCCGACCTCAGCGCCCTCCCGGACGAAATGCTCCAGCACATCCTCTCCTTCCTCCCAGCGCAGGAAGCCGTGCAGACGTGCGTGCTCGCCCGGCGCTGGCGCCACCTCTGGAGGTCCACCACGGGCCTGCGCCTCGTCGGTCGCGACGGCCCAGGGCCTGCCCGAGACCTCCGGAAGTTCGTGGGCAATCTTCTCAGGCGGCACGATAAGCGCACCGACCTGCACACCGTCGAGATCAAGATCAAATTCGACGCATACTCGGATGGTGATAACCTGCCCTACGTGGTCCTTTGGATCCGTTCTGCTGTGAGGCGCAGAGTTCGTTCGCTCACCCTTCACCACTTTGGTCCATTCCTCGACCTGGACACCAGTCAGCAACTAGGTCCATCCCTCTACCTCGACGGCGCGCATCTCGACTCTCCGCATCTCACAACACTAGACCTTGCAAGTGTAGAAGTAGAATACACCCTTCTGGATTTTGCTAGCTGCCCAGCGTTGGAGTATCTGAAGCTGCACGAGTGCTACATCTCCCTTTCTAAGATATATTCTACCTCGCTGAAGCATCTGAGCATCACTGGTTGCTTTTACGACCCTCCTTGCCGGCTCCATGTTTCTGCTCCAGGCCTTGTTTCCCTGAGACTAGATAATTTCTGGGGTGTCACGCCATTTTTCGAAAACATGGGGCAGCTAGAGACGGCATCGGTGAATCTTGGACGTCACTGCCAGGATACTTGCTGCAGTTATCTTCAGTACGGTATTTACTGTGGAGCCGATAATGCATGTCTTTCTTGCGAGGATTACACAGACGAGCTTGCGATCTTGGGTGGTGTCTCAAGTGCTAGACATCTGGAGCTGATATCTGAATTCCAAAAT ATCACTTTATCGAGAGATTTGGAGCACCGCTCTATTTTTAGCAACTTAAAGACTTTATTAGTCAACGAGTACTGGTGTATGCCTCCTGCCAGCTGCGATCGACTAGCTTGCATTCTGAAAACCTCACCAGTTTTACAGAAGCTCACTCTTCAACTTTTCTCCAAG GGACCAAATCATGAAGTGGAAATGAAAGGAAGCTACAGGGCAATGGAGGGGCCGTCTGCAGCAATATCTGAGCACCTTAAAATAGTTGAAGTCAAGTGTAATGCGGTCGACGATAGAATTCTCGAAGTTTTGAAGTTTCTGCGTGCATTTAATATCC GATTCGATGTCGAGTAA
- the LOC139832293 gene encoding putative F-box/LRR-repeat protein 23, with product MEHHIVVRTKKPHVLRAMVKLAVDRSHGQIESFAGAGFVTDELLTYIAQRSFRLKKLSLSSCNVSNQGFLDLITSSPLLEELFINMCDGITNYAYEVTPRYRIAVEENYTRHAILQDPKKC from the exons ATGGAGCACCACATCGTCGTGAGAACCAAGAAGCCACATGTCCTGCGCGCGATGGTAAAGTTGGCTGTGGACCGCTCCCACGGACAAATCGAGTCCTTCGCCGGGGCGGGCTTTGTTACCGATGAACTCCTCACGTATATCGCCCAGAG ATCGTTCCGCCTCAAGAAACTAAGCCTCTCGTCGTGCAATGTCTCCAACCAAGGATTCCTCGATCTGATAACTAGTTCCCCGCTACTTGAAGAGCTCTTCATTAATATGTGTGATGGCATCACCAACTACGCCTACGAAGTCACTCCCAGA TATAGAATTGCTGTAGAAGAAAACTACACCAGGCATGCAATTTTGCAAGATCCTAAGAAATGTTGA
- the LOC127308792 gene encoding protein trichome birefringence-like 12, producing MPRIRLHLLLLLPVTLTVVLLLIPSSPPQPPPHSPIPCGAAPSDATAGSWIPTPEPSPPPLYSPSCPFHRNAWNCLRNGRPPVAALSWSPARCGGGVVPRVDPAAFLAAARGRRIGLVGDSLSENLVIALLCALRAGDAGARKWKRRGAWRGGYFPREDVVVAYHRAVLLAKYTWQPVENSKIQKDRIKGTYRVDVDIPADDWVNITKFYDVLIFNTGHWWGLDKFPKETPLIFYKGGKPIEPPLDIFNGLKVVLKNVASYIEREVPSKTLKLWRTQSPRHFDGGEWDHNGSCVSDRLLEEHELDSWFDPRFGGVNKEARLVNSAIQEALVNTDIQLLNLTYMSEFRADAHPAIWLGKKDAVAVWGQDCMHWCLPGVPDTWVDILAAWILHYFKQGKG from the exons ATGCCGCGCATCCGCCTGCAtctgctgctcctcctcccgGTAACCCTcaccgtcgtcctcctcctcatcccCTCCTCCCCGCCCCAACCCCCGCCACACTCACCCATCCCCTGCGGCGCCGCCCCCTCCGACGCCACCGCCGGCAGCTGGATCCCGACCCCGgagccctcgccgccgccgctctaCTCCCCGTCCTGTCCCTTCCACCGCAACGCCTGGAACTGCCTCCGCAACGGCCGCCCCCCCGTCGCCGCGCTCTCCTGGTCCCCCGCccgctgcggcggcggcgtcgtgcCGAGGGTCGACCCCGCGGCGTTCCTGGCCGCGGCCAGGGGGCGCCGGATCGGGCTCGTGGGCGACTCGCTGTCGGAGAACCTGGTCATCGCGCTGCTCTGCGCGCTCCGGGCGGGCGACGCCGGCGCGCGCAAGTGGAAGCGGCGGGGCGCGTGGCGGGGCGGCTACTTCCCCCGGGAGGACGTCGTCGTCGCGTACCACCGCGCCGTGCTGCTCGCCAAGTACAC GTGGCAGCCTGTAGAGAATTCCAAAATTCAGAAGGATAGAATCAAGGGAACTTACAGAGTTGATGTTGACATTCCTGCTGACGATTGGGTAAATATCACCAAGTTCTACGACGTGCTCATTTTCAACACCGGACACTG GTGGGGTCTGGATAAATTTCCAAAAGAGACTCCCCTTATTTTCTACAAAGGAGGAAAACCCATTGAGCCTCCGCTCGACATCTTCAATGGACTAAAAGTAGTCCTCAAAAATGTGGCCTCGTACATTGAAAGGGAGGTCCCAAGTAAAACTCTGAAGCTGTGGCGCACACAGTCACCCAGGCACTTCGATGGAGGCGAATGGGATCACAACGGCAGCTGCGTGTCAGATAGGCTCCTAGAAGAACACGAG CTCGACTCTTGGTTTGATCCAAGGTTCGGTGGAGTGAACAAAGAAGCGAGGCTAGTGAACTCGGCGATCCAGGAAGCGCTAGTGAACACGGACATCCAGCTGCTCAACCTGACCTACATGAGTGAGTTCCGCGCCGATGCCCACCCCGCCATTTGGCTCGGGAAGAAGGACGCGGTGGCGGTCTGGGGCCAGGACTGCATGCACTGGTGCCTGCCAGGCGTACCAGACACGTGGGTCGACATCCTGGCCGCGTGGATCTTGCATTACTTCAAGCAGGGAAAAGGTTGA